The Candidatus Dechloromonas phosphoritropha genome includes a region encoding these proteins:
- a CDS encoding FCSD flavin-binding domain-containing protein produces MLMIRRDFLKAGTAAGALASLYGCAGGSKASGHVVVVGGGFGGATMAKHLRMWSEGSVQVTLIERNPTFISCPISNLVIGGTKTMEDITVSYDGLKNRWGVRLIQDDVVAVDAAKRSISLAKGGSMTYDRLVLSPGVDFMFDLVPGLNNAAAQGKILHAWKAGPQTVALRKQLEGMKDGGIYAISIPKAPYRCPPGPYERACLVANYFKQSKPKSRVIILDANEDIVSKKGLFAKAWADLYKDIVEYRPNNELKDVDVATNTAILEFAKVKADVLNVIPPQRAGDIAAKSGLKLINRRWVDINWLSMESTGAPGVHVLGDAIFPAPSMPKSGHIANQQAKLGAAAILNMLAGDAPSATPLVMNTSYSYVDTRNAIHVASVHSYDAATRTMQPVKGAGGVSAARNEIEGKAAMGWAKNIWADMLA; encoded by the coding sequence ATGCTCATGATAAGACGTGATTTCCTGAAAGCCGGCACGGCTGCGGGCGCTCTGGCTTCCCTTTATGGCTGCGCCGGCGGCAGCAAGGCCAGTGGCCATGTGGTCGTGGTCGGTGGCGGCTTCGGTGGCGCCACGATGGCCAAGCACCTGCGCATGTGGAGCGAAGGCAGCGTCCAGGTGACGCTGATCGAGCGCAACCCGACCTTCATTTCGTGCCCAATCTCGAACCTGGTCATCGGTGGCACCAAGACCATGGAGGACATCACGGTCAGCTACGACGGCTTGAAGAACAGATGGGGCGTCCGCCTCATCCAGGACGACGTGGTTGCGGTCGACGCGGCAAAACGCTCGATTTCGCTGGCCAAGGGCGGCTCCATGACTTACGACCGCCTGGTGCTCTCACCCGGTGTCGATTTCATGTTCGACCTGGTGCCTGGCCTCAACAATGCTGCCGCCCAGGGCAAGATCCTCCACGCCTGGAAGGCCGGCCCGCAGACCGTCGCCCTGCGCAAGCAACTCGAGGGCATGAAGGACGGTGGCATCTACGCCATTTCGATTCCCAAGGCGCCCTACCGCTGCCCGCCCGGACCCTACGAGCGCGCCTGCCTGGTGGCCAACTACTTTAAGCAGAGCAAGCCGAAATCCAGGGTCATCATTCTCGACGCCAACGAGGATATCGTCTCCAAGAAAGGCTTGTTCGCCAAGGCGTGGGCCGACCTTTACAAGGATATCGTTGAGTACCGTCCCAACAACGAGCTCAAGGATGTCGATGTCGCCACCAATACCGCAATCCTCGAATTCGCCAAGGTCAAGGCGGATGTGCTGAACGTGATTCCGCCACAGCGTGCCGGCGACATTGCCGCCAAGTCGGGCCTCAAGCTGATCAACAGACGCTGGGTCGACATCAACTGGCTGTCGATGGAATCGACCGGCGCGCCTGGCGTGCATGTTCTGGGCGATGCCATCTTTCCGGCGCCGAGCATGCCGAAGTCGGGGCACATCGCCAACCAGCAAGCCAAGCTCGGCGCTGCGGCGATTCTCAACATGCTGGCCGGCGATGCTCCGAGCGCGACACCGCTGGTCATGAACACCAGCTACAGCTATGTCGATACCAGGAATGCCATCCATGTTGCATCGGTTCACAGCTACGATGCTGCAACCAGGACGATGCAGCCGGTCAAGGGGGCGGGGGGCGTTTCGGCCGCCCGCAATGAAATCGAAGGCAAGGCGGCAATGGGCTGGGCGAAAAACATCTGGGCCGACATGCTGGCCTGA
- a CDS encoding efflux RND transporter permease subunit — protein sequence MAPRNERKMTQQEILPILRKELAEIPGARVFAAPYPMVQGQRSEPLQFVLTGEKLAEIGRLGRELQGKLAAEPGLGGRIDTDLQLDLPQLVFLPDRLRIAASGLTTADVALAINMLTGGVDIAKYNDEPGDGQRYDIRVKGREGEFLQPADLAKIYLRNREGTLVRLDSVATFRETLGPAVIGRFDLQYSATFYATPTMPLGEAVEKLRALGADLPPGYQIKLIGQAEEFAKTTQYMAFAFVLAMVLRYMVLASQFDSFLQPFIVMLAQPLAIVGGVAALWASGQTINIYSMIGLVLLIGLVAKNSILLVDLTNYRRANGMGIDDALRNACPTRMRPVLMTSATVVLALLPAALGFGAGAETNQPLSIAVIGGMISSTLLTLVVVPAVYSLVESFIDRRQSARSGI from the coding sequence ATGGCGCCACGCAACGAGCGCAAGATGACGCAGCAGGAAATCCTGCCCATCCTGCGCAAGGAACTGGCCGAGATTCCCGGCGCACGCGTCTTTGCCGCCCCCTACCCGATGGTCCAGGGTCAGCGTAGCGAGCCGCTGCAGTTCGTCCTCACCGGCGAAAAACTGGCCGAGATCGGCCGCCTTGGGCGCGAACTGCAGGGCAAGTTGGCCGCCGAACCCGGCCTCGGCGGCCGAATCGACACCGACCTGCAGCTCGATCTGCCGCAACTCGTCTTCCTCCCCGACCGCCTGCGCATCGCCGCGTCCGGGCTGACCACCGCCGATGTTGCGTTGGCGATCAACATGCTGACCGGCGGCGTCGATATTGCCAAATACAACGATGAGCCGGGCGACGGCCAGCGCTACGACATCCGCGTCAAGGGCCGCGAGGGTGAATTCCTGCAGCCAGCCGACCTCGCGAAAATCTATCTGCGCAACCGCGAAGGCACGCTGGTGCGCCTCGATTCGGTCGCCACCTTCAGGGAAACGCTCGGGCCTGCGGTGATCGGGCGTTTCGACCTCCAGTACTCGGCGACCTTCTATGCCACACCGACCATGCCGCTCGGCGAGGCGGTGGAGAAGCTGCGAGCGCTCGGTGCCGACCTGCCGCCGGGGTACCAGATCAAGCTGATCGGCCAGGCCGAGGAGTTCGCCAAGACCACGCAGTACATGGCTTTCGCCTTCGTGCTGGCGATGGTCCTGCGCTACATGGTGCTGGCCAGCCAGTTCGACTCGTTCCTGCAACCGTTCATCGTCATGCTTGCCCAACCGCTGGCCATTGTTGGCGGCGTCGCCGCACTGTGGGCCAGCGGCCAGACAATCAACATCTATTCGATGATCGGCCTCGTCCTGCTCATCGGTTTGGTGGCCAAGAATTCGATCCTCCTCGTCGACCTGACCAACTACCGCCGCGCTAACGGCATGGGCATTGACGATGCCCTGAGGAACGCCTGCCCGACCCGCATGCGGCCGGTGCTGATGACCTCGGCCACCGTCGTCCTTGCCCTGCTCCCCGCCGCGCTCGGCTTCGGCGCCGGCGCCGAAACCAACCAGCCGCTGTCGATCGCCGTCATCGGCGGCATGATCTCGTCGACCCTGCTGACACTGGTCGTCGTCCCCGCGGTCTATTCGCTGGTCGAGAGCTTTATCGATCGTCGGCAAAGCGCGCGATCAGGCATCTGA
- a CDS encoding AEC family transporter: MSGEGLAFRLLGILFPIFGIVAAGYFYARRHKPEMASANRLNMDVFVPALVFAAMAGKSFDLAAYAPLALGALLVLATCGLLAWPLAKLIGAQPKTLVPPMMFNNSGNIGLPLAVLAWGEDALPAAVILFMVENTLHFTFGARLLDPTARLLTLWRVPVVFAAIAGLTVAMLKISIWQPLLTSIKLLGDVSVPLLLFSLGVRMTDVSFREWKLATGSALLRPLAGMAVAWCLINLLGLQGRDAAMLLVFGALPPAVLNFLFAERYRQEPERVASIVLIGNLAALIFLPLALVLVLE; the protein is encoded by the coding sequence GTGAGCGGCGAAGGCCTCGCCTTTCGTCTGCTTGGCATCCTTTTCCCGATCTTCGGGATCGTCGCCGCGGGTTATTTCTACGCGCGCCGTCACAAGCCGGAAATGGCGTCCGCCAACCGTCTCAACATGGATGTGTTTGTCCCGGCGCTGGTATTTGCGGCGATGGCCGGAAAGTCGTTCGATCTCGCGGCATACGCGCCGCTGGCGCTCGGCGCCCTGCTGGTACTGGCAACTTGCGGATTGCTGGCCTGGCCGCTGGCGAAACTGATCGGTGCCCAGCCAAAAACATTGGTGCCGCCGATGATGTTCAACAATTCAGGCAACATCGGCCTGCCGCTCGCCGTGCTGGCCTGGGGTGAGGACGCGTTACCGGCAGCGGTGATCCTGTTCATGGTCGAGAACACGTTGCACTTTACTTTCGGTGCCCGCCTGCTCGACCCGACGGCGCGCCTGCTGACCCTGTGGCGGGTGCCGGTGGTTTTTGCCGCAATTGCCGGGTTGACCGTGGCAATGCTGAAAATTTCCATCTGGCAGCCGCTACTGACCTCCATCAAGCTGCTCGGCGACGTTTCGGTGCCGCTGTTGCTCTTCTCGCTCGGCGTGCGGATGACCGACGTTTCGTTTCGCGAATGGAAGCTGGCGACCGGTAGCGCGCTGCTGCGCCCGCTGGCGGGAATGGCAGTCGCATGGTGCTTGATCAACCTGCTCGGTCTCCAAGGGCGCGACGCGGCGATGCTGCTGGTTTTCGGCGCGTTGCCGCCAGCCGTACTCAATTTCCTCTTCGCCGAACGCTATCGGCAGGAACCGGAACGCGTCGCCTCGATTGTGCTGATCGGCAACCTGGCTGCGCTGATTTTCCTGCCGCTGGCACTGGTGCTGGTCCTCGAATAA
- a CDS encoding c-type cytochrome produces MKLLPAVATAMGMLAAVSAVQAADPNLARNLAATCANCHGTNGRAVPGAGIDVLAGMEKAKTLQKLADFKSGAKPASIMHQISKGYTDEQLDLIATYFAAQR; encoded by the coding sequence ATGAAACTTCTACCTGCCGTCGCCACTGCAATGGGCATGCTTGCAGCAGTGAGCGCGGTGCAAGCCGCCGACCCAAATCTGGCCCGCAACCTCGCCGCAACCTGTGCCAACTGCCACGGCACCAACGGCAGGGCTGTCCCGGGTGCCGGGATCGACGTGCTGGCCGGCATGGAGAAGGCCAAGACCCTGCAGAAACTGGCGGACTTCAAGAGTGGCGCCAAGCCCGCGTCGATCATGCATCAGATATCGAAGGGTTATACCGACGAGCAGCTCGATCTGATCGCCACCTACTTCGCCGCTCAAAGATAG
- the hslU gene encoding ATP-dependent protease ATPase subunit HslU: MTPQEIVHELDKHIVGQKNAKKAVAIALRNRWRRAQVAEPLRQEITPKNILMIGPTGVGKTEIARRLARLADAPFIKIEATKFTEVGYVGRDVETIIRDLVEMAIKSQRERAMKQMRARAEDAAEDRVLDVLLPPARGPGFFAENSESTATDSTTRQKFRKKLREGALDDKEIEIEVASPGMQAEIFAPPGMEELTQQIQGMFQNLGGGKKKSRKLKITEALKLLTDEEAAKLVNDEDVKLEAVKAVEQNGIVFLDELDKIASRSEMQGADVSRQGVQRDLLPLVEGTTVSTKYGMIKTDHILFIASGAFHLAKPSDLIPELQGRFPIRVELDSLSVSDFESILTQTDACLTRQYEALLETEGVRLEFAAGGIRRLAEIAFQVNEKTENIGARRLHTVMEKLLEEVSFDAGKAGLETVAIDADYVNQRLAELAADEDLSRYVL, translated from the coding sequence ATGACCCCGCAGGAAATCGTCCACGAACTGGACAAGCACATCGTTGGCCAGAAGAATGCCAAGAAGGCGGTCGCCATCGCGCTGCGCAACCGCTGGCGGCGGGCGCAGGTGGCCGAGCCGCTGCGTCAGGAAATCACCCCCAAGAACATCCTGATGATCGGCCCGACCGGCGTCGGCAAGACCGAAATTGCCAGGCGCCTGGCGCGGCTCGCGGATGCCCCGTTCATCAAGATCGAGGCCACCAAATTCACCGAGGTCGGTTATGTCGGCCGCGATGTCGAGACGATCATTCGCGATCTGGTCGAAATGGCCATCAAGTCACAGCGCGAGCGGGCGATGAAGCAGATGCGCGCGCGCGCCGAGGATGCCGCCGAGGACCGGGTTCTCGACGTTCTGCTGCCACCGGCGCGCGGCCCCGGATTTTTTGCCGAAAACAGCGAGTCGACCGCAACGGACAGTACCACCCGCCAGAAATTCCGCAAAAAGCTACGCGAGGGCGCGCTTGACGACAAGGAAATCGAGATCGAAGTCGCTTCTCCAGGAATGCAGGCCGAGATCTTTGCGCCGCCCGGCATGGAAGAACTGACGCAGCAGATCCAGGGTATGTTCCAGAACCTTGGTGGCGGCAAGAAAAAGTCGCGCAAGCTGAAGATTACCGAAGCTCTGAAGCTTCTGACCGATGAGGAAGCGGCCAAGCTGGTCAACGACGAGGATGTCAAGCTTGAGGCGGTCAAGGCTGTCGAGCAGAACGGCATCGTCTTCCTCGACGAACTCGACAAGATCGCCAGCCGTTCGGAAATGCAGGGTGCCGACGTCTCGCGCCAGGGCGTCCAGCGCGATCTGCTGCCGCTGGTCGAGGGAACGACGGTGTCGACCAAGTACGGCATGATCAAGACCGATCACATCCTGTTCATCGCCTCCGGCGCCTTTCATCTGGCGAAGCCGTCCGACCTGATTCCCGAACTGCAGGGTCGCTTTCCGATCCGTGTCGAGCTCGACTCGCTGTCGGTCAGCGACTTCGAATCGATCCTGACCCAGACCGATGCCTGTCTGACAAGGCAGTATGAGGCTCTGCTCGAAACCGAGGGAGTACGGCTCGAATTCGCCGCTGGCGGCATCCGGCGGCTGGCCGAAATCGCCTTCCAGGTCAACGAGAAGACCGAAAACATCGGTGCCCGCCGTCTGCACACGGTCATGGAAAAGCTGCTCGAGGAGGTTTCCTTCGATGCCGGCAAGGCTGGGCTGGAAACGGTTGCCATCGACGCCGACTACGTAAATCAGCGCTTGGCTGAACTGGCGGCCGACGAGGATCTTTCGCGCTACGTCTTGTGA
- the hslV gene encoding ATP-dependent protease subunit HslV — MEQYHGTTILSVRRGSSVAMGGDGQVTLGNVVIKATAKKVRRLYQGRILAGFAGGTADAFTLFERFEAKLEKYQGNLLRSAVELAKDWRSDRALRRLEAMLSVADKEVSLIVTGNGDVLEPEQGIVAIGSGGSYAQSAARALLENTELGPREIVTKSLEIAGDICIYTNRNFTIEVLE, encoded by the coding sequence GGAGCAATATCACGGCACGACGATCCTGTCGGTGCGCCGCGGCAGTTCGGTCGCCATGGGCGGCGACGGCCAGGTCACGCTGGGCAATGTCGTCATCAAGGCCACCGCGAAAAAAGTCCGCAGGCTGTATCAGGGCCGCATCCTCGCGGGGTTCGCTGGAGGCACCGCCGATGCCTTCACGCTGTTCGAGCGTTTCGAGGCCAAACTGGAAAAGTACCAGGGTAACCTGTTGCGCTCGGCGGTCGAACTGGCCAAGGACTGGCGTTCCGACCGCGCGCTGCGCCGCCTGGAAGCCATGTTGTCAGTCGCCGACAAGGAAGTTTCGCTGATCGTCACCGGCAACGGCGACGTCCTCGAGCCCGAGCAGGGCATCGTCGCCATTGGTTCCGGAGGTTCGTATGCGCAGAGCGCGGCGCGCGCCCTGCTCGAAAATACCGAATTGGGGCCACGCGAAATCGTTACCAAGTCGCTGGAAATCGCTGGCGACATTTGCATCTATACCAACCGCAATTTCACGATCGAGGTGCTGGAATGA